A window of Adhaeribacter arboris genomic DNA:
CCTCTTTATTTACGTTGCCTTTTTCATCCTTGCTTAAATCTCTAGTCCATGAACCATGAACCAGCAATTCAACGGTGATTGAAGTCTGTGGACTATCGACCATAGACTGTGGACCAATTACTCCCACAGCGGGTAATGTTCCAGGTTTACTTCCCTTTCAAAAAATATTTTGGTAGATTCTTCAAAGGAGCGGGTAAAATCTGATACGTAAAATTCGTGTTCCTTTGCTAGTTTATCGGCGGCTAAATGGTTAGCTACCAGGAAAGTTTTCATGTGACCGGCTACTAATTCCGAGGCATCTACAATATCTACTTGCCCTTGGTAATACTCATTTATCTGATTTTTAATTAACGGATAATGGGTACAACCTAAAATAAGAGCTTCGATATTGGCCAAGGCCGGGTCAGAGAGATACTTAGCTATAACGCTCTCGCTGATATTGTTATTAAAAAATCCTTCTTCAATCATGGTAGCCAGCAAAGGCGTAGCCACCGATTGCAGGGATATATTTTTATCTAAAGCATCAATCTTCTTTTTATAAACATTAGAATGTACGGTTTGTTTCGTACCAATTAAGCCCACCGTTTTATTCGGGTACTTTTGCCCGATATATTCGATAACCGGATCAATTACGTTTAAAATTTTGGCTTTGCTGCCCACGTATTCCCGTACTAAATCATAAGCTGCCGCCGAAGCCGAATTACAGGCAATTAAAATAACTTTACACTTTTGCTGAATAAGAAGATTACAAATTTTAACGGAGTAAGCCTGAATAGCTGCCGTTGATTTATCACCGTAGGGTAAA
This region includes:
- the murI gene encoding glutamate racemase, with protein sequence MSQNLKQQPIGVYDSGIGGLTMAQAITRLLPHEQLIYFGDTAHLPYGDKSTAAIQAYSVKICNLLIQQKCKVILIACNSASAAAYDLVREYVGSKAKILNVIDPVIEYIGQKYPNKTVGLIGTKQTVHSNVYKKKIDALDKNISLQSVATPLLATMIEEGFFNNNISESVIAKYLSDPALANIEALILGCTHYPLIKNQINEYYQGQVDIVDASELVAGHMKTFLVANHLAADKLAKEHEFYVSDFTRSFEESTKIFFEREVNLEHYPLWE